One Manihot esculenta cultivar AM560-2 chromosome 18, M.esculenta_v8, whole genome shotgun sequence genomic window carries:
- the LOC110608063 gene encoding cytochrome P450 714C2-like, with protein MEFQFHKMILFSFLIIGFVGVVVRLYNCLVVKPKRLRSMLKKQGINGPPPAFLLGNMREIMKSLSSNEKTNDPPLTHNCAARVLPFSERWLKDYGQVLVLSLGHIQVLNLHQPELVKEFATCVSWDLGRPSMINDIGPLLGKGILTSNGAFWSHQRKIIAPGLYMEKIKGMVNQITESAITLVNSWKSMVERDGGIADIKIDEAVSRFSGDVISRACFGSNYSKGEQIFLKLSHLQEILSKKGLALGIPGMRYLPTKTNREAWALEKEIRNLILKVVKERQETADEKDLLQMILEGAKDSNLSREETERFIVDNCNNIYLAGWETSAVAAVWCLMLLAANQEWQDRVRAEVLEICRGNMPNSDMIRKMKLLNMVIYETLRLYSPVPLIAREALKDMKLGNINIPKGVNVWTTILLLHTDPEIWGSDSYKFNPERFANGIAGACKYPFLYMPFGVGPRVCIGQHLAMVELKILMALILSNFSLTISPKYIHSPTLALGVKPKYGVILLVKKM; from the exons ATGGAATTTCAATTTCATAAAATGATACTATTTTCATTTTTGATTATAGGGTTTGTTGGAGTGGTAGTGCGTCTTTACAACTGTTTGGTTGTGAAACCAAAGAGGCTTCGTTCCATGTTGAAGAAGCAAGGCATCAATGGACCTCCACCTGCTTTTCTCCTTGGAAATATGAGAGAGATTATGAAGAGTCTCTCCTCCAATGAGAAGACCAATGATCCACCTCTCACCCATAACTGTGCTGCTCGAGTTCTTCCTTTTTCTGAGCGATGGTTGAAGGATTATG GTCAAGTGTTAGTACTTTCCCTGGGACATATACAAGTACTGAATTTGCACCAACCTGAGTTGGTGAAAGAGTTTGCAACTTGTGTATCCTGGGACTTGGGGAGACCTTCGATGATTAATGACATTGGTCCTTTGCTTGGTAAGGGGATTCTAACATCAAATGGAGCTTTCTGGTCACATCAGAGGAAGATTATTGCTCCTGGATTGTACATGGAAAAGATCAAG GGAATGGTGAATCAGATAACTGAGTCTGCTATTACATTGGTAAATTCATGGAAGAGTATGGTTGAGAGAGATGGTGGAATTGCAGACATCAAAATTGATGAGGCTGTTAGTCGTTTCTCAGGTGATGTTATTTCAAGAGCCTGCTTTGGAAGCAATTATTCCAAAGGAGAACAGATTTTCCTTAAACTAAGTCATCTCCAAGAGATTTTGTCCAAGAAAGGTCTAGCCCTTGGGATTCCTGGAATGAG ATATCTCCCCACAAAAACCAATAGAGAAGCATGGGCATTAGAGAAAGAAATCCGCAATTTGATACTGAAGGTGGTGAAGGAGAGACAAGAAACTGCAGATGAGAAGGATTTATTGCAGATGATTCTCGAAGGAGCCAAAGATAGCAATCTGAGTAGAGAAGAAACAGAAAGATTCATAGTTGATAATTGTAATAACATATACTTGGCTGGGTGGGAGACCAGTGCAGTTGCAGCTGTATGGTGCCTCATGTTGTTGGCAGCAAATCAAGAATGGCAGGATCGTGTTCGTGCAGAGGTTCTAGAAATTTGTCGAGGCAACATGCCAAATTCTGACATGATTCGCAAGATGAAACTG CTTAATATGGTGATTTATGAAACACTGCGACTTTATTCACCAGTTCCACTTATAGCAAGGGAGGCATTAAAGGACATGAAGTTAGGAAACATTAATATTCCCAAGGGAGTGAACGTTTGGACAACAATATTGCTATTGCATACAGATCCTGAGATATGGGGATCAGATTCTTACAAGTTTAACCCTGAAAGGTTTGCAAATGGAATAGCAGGCGCTTGCAAGTATCCATTTTTGTACATGCCATTTGGTGTCGGACCTCGAGTATGTATTGGACAACACTTGGCCATGGTTGAACTCAAGATATTGATGGCTCTCATTTTGTCCAACTTCTCTCTCACCATCTCTCCCAAATAT